In Agelaius phoeniceus isolate bAgePho1 chromosome 14, bAgePho1.hap1, whole genome shotgun sequence, a single genomic region encodes these proteins:
- the FRMD7 gene encoding FERM domain-containing protein 7 isoform X2, which yields MLHLKVQFLDDSQKIFVVDQKSCGKGLFNLTCSHLNLVEKEYFGLEFHSQAGNQVWLEPLKPITKQVKMDPGHLREELTRYLFTLQIKKDLAQGRLPCSDKSAALLVSHLLQSELGDFHEETDQQHLATHRYLPNQEYLDNKIMHYHRRHRGKTPAESDAQLLDVARKLEMYGIRPHPASDGEGTQINLAVTHMGVLVLRGNTKINTFNWSKIRKLSFKRKHFLIKLHANISALCKDTLEFTMASRDTCKAFWKTCVEYHAFFRLSEEPKSKPKALLCSKGSSFRYSGRTQRQLLEHGRKAKMKSLPFERKHYTSRYDERQCRSSPDLLTDVSKQVEELRLAYGSRGSYHANGVHGSEPTLDSRRRSSTMEVTFAAELERSKPEASPTFLPHSKSSSAFPLLYAELEMERAWEPIDLFGARNPLTSFRPHHQFAGNSKSTSVGNMREVSARQLVYTDVPCPLPLVAPAPPVLFYLDRALQPPCPALAPGEDTAGPAGASGPVAAKPPLQSPSGTQAGQLHGEAAGTAVGTSTAGESRSLARSFAYGLQEQPPKRSWSQSDMKTIRFPYGSEFRPLGPCPALSSRKGGVFWHIPAQQGLAPGLRRCPERYLGSSTESSDSDPELLGAEHCSRYGRVLRSPMARVRLSSGSLQLDEEDEEVSFATSAAEERISRGTSKYFT from the exons CAAAAATCCTGTGGGAAAGGGCTCTTCAACCTCACCTGCAGCCACCTGAACCTCGTGGAGAAGGAGTATTTTGGGCTGGAGtttcacagccaggctgggaaccAG GTCTGGTTGGAACCACTAAAACCCATAACAAAGCAAGTGAAAA TGGACCCCGGCCACCTGAGAGAAGAACTGACCAG GTACCTCTTCACCCTGCAGATCAAGAAGGACCTGGCACAGGGGCGGCTGCCCTGCAGTGACAAGAGCGCGGCGCTGCTCGTCTCCCACCTGCTGCAGT ccGAGCTGGGCGACTTCCACGAGGAGACAGACCAGCAGCACCTGGCCACGCACAGGTACCTGCCCAACCAGGAGTACCTGGACAACAAGATCATGCACTACCACCGGAGACACAG AGGGAAGACGCCGGCCGAGTCGGACGCTCAGCTGCTGGACGTGGCCAGGAAGCTGGAGATGTACGGGATCCGCCCCCACCCCGCCAGCGACGGCGAGGGGACACAGATCAACCTGGCTGTGACACACATGGGGGTGCTGGTGCTGAGG GGCAATACAAAGATCAACACCTTCAACTGGTCCAAAATTCGCAAACTGAGTTTCAAGAGGAAGCATTTTCTCATCAAGCTCCATGCAAACATCTCT GCGCTGTGCAAGGACACGCTGGAGTTCACCATGGCCAGCCGGGACACCTGCAAGGCCTTCTGGAAGACGTGTGTGGAGTACCACGCCTTCTTCAGGCTCTCTGAGGAGCCCAAGTCAAAGCCCAAAGCCCTTCTGTGCAGCAAAGGTTCCAGCTTCCGCTACAG TGGCAGGactcagaggcagctgctggagcacgGCAGGAAGGCTAAGATGAAGAGCCTGCCCTTCGAGAG GAAGCACTACACATCCCGCTATGATGAGAGGCAGTGCCGCTCCTCCCCGGACCTCCTGACAGATGTATCAAAGCAG gtggAGGAGCTGCGCCTGGCCTACGGCAGCCGGGGCTCCTACCACGCCAACGGGGTGCACGGCTCCGAGCCCACCCTGGACAGCCGGCGCCGCAGCTCCACCATGGAGGTGACCTttgctgctgagctggagcGCTCCAAGCCCGAAGCGTCCCCCACCTTCCTGCCCCACTCCAAGAGCTCCTCTGCCTTCCCCCTGCTCTACGCCGAGCTGGAGATGGAGCGGGCATGGGAGCCCATCGACCTCTTCGGAGCCAGGAATCCCTTGACATCCTTCCGGCCCCACCACCAGTTTGCTGGGAACAGCAAGAGCACCTCTGTGGGCAACATGCGGGAGGTGAGCGCCCGGCAGCTCGTGTACACGGAtgtgccctgtcccctgcccctgGTGGCCCCGGCGCCCCCTGTGCTCTTCTACCTGGacagggccctgcagcccccatgCCCTGCACTGGCCCCTGGTGAGGACACAGCAGGACCGGCCGGTGCAAGCGGCCCTGTGGCAGCAAAACCCCCCCTGCAGAGCCCGAGTGGGAcccaggctgggcagctccACGGTGAGGCTGCAGGCACGGCTGTGGGCACGAGCACGGCGGGGGAGAGCAGATCGCTGGCTCGCTCCTTCGCTTACGGCCTTCAGGAGCAGCCTCCCAAGCGCTCCTGGAGCCAGTCGGACATGAAAACCATCCGCTTCCCCTATGGCTCAGAGTTCAGGCCCCTGGGGCCGtgccctgctctcagcagtcGCAAAGGGGGCGTTTTTTggcacatcccagcccagcaagggctggctccggggctgcggcgctgcccTGAGCGCtacctgggcagcagcaccgaGTCCAGCGACTCGGACCCGGAGCTGCTGGGCGCCGAGCACTGCTCCCGGTACGGCCGCGTGCTGCGCTCGCCCATGGCCCGCGTGCGGCTCTCCTCGGGCAGCCTCCAGctggatgaggaggatgaggaggtgTCCTTTGCCACcagtgctgctgaggagaggaTTTCCAGAGGGACCTCCAAGTATTTCACCTAG
- the FRMD7 gene encoding FERM domain-containing protein 7 isoform X1, translated as MLHLKVQFLDDSQKIFVVDQKSCGKGLFNLTCSHLNLVEKEYFGLEFHSQAGNQVWLEPLKPITKQVKNPKEVLFKFMVKFFPVDPGHLREELTRYLFTLQIKKDLAQGRLPCSDKSAALLVSHLLQSELGDFHEETDQQHLATHRYLPNQEYLDNKIMHYHRRHRGKTPAESDAQLLDVARKLEMYGIRPHPASDGEGTQINLAVTHMGVLVLRGNTKINTFNWSKIRKLSFKRKHFLIKLHANISALCKDTLEFTMASRDTCKAFWKTCVEYHAFFRLSEEPKSKPKALLCSKGSSFRYSGRTQRQLLEHGRKAKMKSLPFERKHYTSRYDERQCRSSPDLLTDVSKQVEELRLAYGSRGSYHANGVHGSEPTLDSRRRSSTMEVTFAAELERSKPEASPTFLPHSKSSSAFPLLYAELEMERAWEPIDLFGARNPLTSFRPHHQFAGNSKSTSVGNMREVSARQLVYTDVPCPLPLVAPAPPVLFYLDRALQPPCPALAPGEDTAGPAGASGPVAAKPPLQSPSGTQAGQLHGEAAGTAVGTSTAGESRSLARSFAYGLQEQPPKRSWSQSDMKTIRFPYGSEFRPLGPCPALSSRKGGVFWHIPAQQGLAPGLRRCPERYLGSSTESSDSDPELLGAEHCSRYGRVLRSPMARVRLSSGSLQLDEEDEEVSFATSAAEERISRGTSKYFT; from the exons CAAAAATCCTGTGGGAAAGGGCTCTTCAACCTCACCTGCAGCCACCTGAACCTCGTGGAGAAGGAGTATTTTGGGCTGGAGtttcacagccaggctgggaaccAG GTCTGGTTGGAACCACTAAAACCCATAACAAAGCAAGTGAAAA ATCCTAAGGAGGTTCTTTTCAAATTTATGGTGAAATTTTTCCCAGTGGACCCCGGCCACCTGAGAGAAGAACTGACCAG GTACCTCTTCACCCTGCAGATCAAGAAGGACCTGGCACAGGGGCGGCTGCCCTGCAGTGACAAGAGCGCGGCGCTGCTCGTCTCCCACCTGCTGCAGT ccGAGCTGGGCGACTTCCACGAGGAGACAGACCAGCAGCACCTGGCCACGCACAGGTACCTGCCCAACCAGGAGTACCTGGACAACAAGATCATGCACTACCACCGGAGACACAG AGGGAAGACGCCGGCCGAGTCGGACGCTCAGCTGCTGGACGTGGCCAGGAAGCTGGAGATGTACGGGATCCGCCCCCACCCCGCCAGCGACGGCGAGGGGACACAGATCAACCTGGCTGTGACACACATGGGGGTGCTGGTGCTGAGG GGCAATACAAAGATCAACACCTTCAACTGGTCCAAAATTCGCAAACTGAGTTTCAAGAGGAAGCATTTTCTCATCAAGCTCCATGCAAACATCTCT GCGCTGTGCAAGGACACGCTGGAGTTCACCATGGCCAGCCGGGACACCTGCAAGGCCTTCTGGAAGACGTGTGTGGAGTACCACGCCTTCTTCAGGCTCTCTGAGGAGCCCAAGTCAAAGCCCAAAGCCCTTCTGTGCAGCAAAGGTTCCAGCTTCCGCTACAG TGGCAGGactcagaggcagctgctggagcacgGCAGGAAGGCTAAGATGAAGAGCCTGCCCTTCGAGAG GAAGCACTACACATCCCGCTATGATGAGAGGCAGTGCCGCTCCTCCCCGGACCTCCTGACAGATGTATCAAAGCAG gtggAGGAGCTGCGCCTGGCCTACGGCAGCCGGGGCTCCTACCACGCCAACGGGGTGCACGGCTCCGAGCCCACCCTGGACAGCCGGCGCCGCAGCTCCACCATGGAGGTGACCTttgctgctgagctggagcGCTCCAAGCCCGAAGCGTCCCCCACCTTCCTGCCCCACTCCAAGAGCTCCTCTGCCTTCCCCCTGCTCTACGCCGAGCTGGAGATGGAGCGGGCATGGGAGCCCATCGACCTCTTCGGAGCCAGGAATCCCTTGACATCCTTCCGGCCCCACCACCAGTTTGCTGGGAACAGCAAGAGCACCTCTGTGGGCAACATGCGGGAGGTGAGCGCCCGGCAGCTCGTGTACACGGAtgtgccctgtcccctgcccctgGTGGCCCCGGCGCCCCCTGTGCTCTTCTACCTGGacagggccctgcagcccccatgCCCTGCACTGGCCCCTGGTGAGGACACAGCAGGACCGGCCGGTGCAAGCGGCCCTGTGGCAGCAAAACCCCCCCTGCAGAGCCCGAGTGGGAcccaggctgggcagctccACGGTGAGGCTGCAGGCACGGCTGTGGGCACGAGCACGGCGGGGGAGAGCAGATCGCTGGCTCGCTCCTTCGCTTACGGCCTTCAGGAGCAGCCTCCCAAGCGCTCCTGGAGCCAGTCGGACATGAAAACCATCCGCTTCCCCTATGGCTCAGAGTTCAGGCCCCTGGGGCCGtgccctgctctcagcagtcGCAAAGGGGGCGTTTTTTggcacatcccagcccagcaagggctggctccggggctgcggcgctgcccTGAGCGCtacctgggcagcagcaccgaGTCCAGCGACTCGGACCCGGAGCTGCTGGGCGCCGAGCACTGCTCCCGGTACGGCCGCGTGCTGCGCTCGCCCATGGCCCGCGTGCGGCTCTCCTCGGGCAGCCTCCAGctggatgaggaggatgaggaggtgTCCTTTGCCACcagtgctgctgaggagaggaTTTCCAGAGGGACCTCCAAGTATTTCACCTAG